One window of Fusarium keratoplasticum isolate Fu6.1 chromosome 2, whole genome shotgun sequence genomic DNA carries:
- a CDS encoding Phosphatidylinositol 4-kinase → MPRSRPATTGYERLAQADDLSSDSEDDPLSQSYASLQPAAAPRYAPVNQPRHRSGMASPKSFVSASRPKFRHRAGSSSGVDLKAINARLERWADEIASRFKRKGRNQPGEEERLEIHYSVFQPPEGVRPVTAESMAEFQEGFMTKAEFETIVESVRTAIRQEIHPSMISQGSSGSYFARNPDGKIVGVFKPKDEEPYAAGNPKWNKWIHRNLFPCCFGRACLIPNLSYVSEAAAYVLDCQLRTHLVPYTDVVWLSSKSFHYPFWDRRKFNRKKRPLPAKPGSFQVFLKGFKDANVFLREHPWPDQYWSGFRTNDGQNKKRRRWTESCRPSGNASPDDAYASDDEQGQDDHLLGPENFIWTENLKESLREELEKLVILDYIMRNTDRGLDNWMIKVDWEAGKASIASDPIHLNMEPVVEEEGPRPVDLSQQAPRATRASYPYKTQKPMSASNRQYTGNEPTISIGAIDNSLSWPWKHPDAWRSFPFGWLFLPVDLIGRPFSQKTRDHFLPLLTSTTWWSQTTLALKRVFQMDVDFQERMFAKQIAVMKGQAWNVVETLKTPDHGPLELTRRARVCVWDDLVDVPVAVPMRATSSEVRRNPHVRQSMDEADIASSAPANNPPIEDLLGLASAPADMPHPGRFELASPTGETAQSPDEVPSSDSNFLGPAGQQQRGGELNERPTIQAGGFRNSYQGPVRALNMYEPARQQTSRQQRRYSFANTAARRNSNAIAQQYYGDIHEAYTDDLEGDLGYAAAEGQMGNQRKVIVERLEAVKSRNPVFTCW, encoded by the exons ATGCCTCGATCCCGTCCGGCGACAACGGGCTACGAACGCCTCGCCCAGGCCGACGACCTCAGCTCCGACTCCGAGGATGATCCCCTCTCCCAATCCTACGCTTCGCTGCAGCCGGCCGCCGCGCCCCGATATGCCCCCGTCAACCAGCCGCGCCATCGTTCTGGCATGGCCAGCCCCAAGTCCTTCgtctcagcctcaaggcccAAGTTCCGTCACCGTGCCGGTAGTAGCTCCGGTGTCGACCTTAAGGCCATCAATGCGCGGCTCGAGCGCTGGGCCGACGAAATCGCCTCCCGTTTCAAGCGCAAGGGCAGGAATCAACCTGGCGAAGAGGAACGTCTCGAGATCCATTACTCAGTCTTCCAGCCTCCAGAAGGTGTTCGCCCTGTTACTGCTGAGAGCATGGCCGAGTTTCAAGAAGGTTTTATGACAAAGGCCGAATTCGAGACTATCGTCGAGAGCGTTCGAACTGCCATTCGGCAAGAGATTCACCCGAGTATGATCTCACAGGGTAGCTCAGGTAGTTACTTCGCGCGGAACCCAGACGGAAAGATTGTAGGCGTGTTCAAGCCCAAAGACGAGGAGCCCTACGCGGCAGGAAACCCCAAATGGAACAAGTGGATTCATCGGAACCTGTTCCCTTGCTGCTTTGGACGAGCTTG TCTTATTCCCAACTTGTCCTATGTCAGTGAAGCCGCTGCTTATGTCCTCGATTGCCAGTTGAGAACACATCTCGTCCCATATACCGATGTTGTTTGGCTATCCTCCAAATCCTTTCACTACCCGTTCTGGGATCGACGAAAGTTCAATCGAAAGAAGAGGCCTCTTCCTGCAAAGCCCGGCAGCTTCCAGGTCTTCCTCAAGGGCTTCAAGGACGCAAATGTGTTCCTGCGTGAACATCCCTGGCCGGATCAGTATTGGTCAGGGTTCCGGACAAATGATGGACAAaacaagaagaggaggaggtggactGAGAGCTGTCGTCCTTCAGGGAATGCCTCGCCGGATGATGCGTACGCCAGTGATGACGAGCAAGGCCAGGACGATCATCTCTTGGGCCCTGAGAACTTCATCTGGACGGAAAACCTCAAAGAATCCTTGCGCGAGGAGCTCGAAAAATTGGTCATCCTCGACTACATCATGCGAAACACTGATCGTGGCCTCGACAATTGGATGATCAAGGTCGACTGGGAAGCCGGCAAGGCCTCTATAGCCTCGGATCCAATTCACTTGAACATGGAGCCGgtcgttgaggaagagggccCCCGCCCTGTTGATCTCTCACAGCAGGCCCCTCGTGCTACAAGAGCATCATACCCCTACAAGACACAGAAACCGATGAGTGCCTCCAACCGGCAATACACGGGGAATGAGCCCACCATCAGCATCGGCGCTATCGATAACTCGCTTTCGTGGCCTTGGAAGCACCCAGATGCTTGGAGAAG CTTCCCCTTTGGCTGGCTCTTCTTACCTGTCGACCTCATCGGTAGACCCTTTTCCCAAAAGACACGGGATCACTTTTTACCTCTGCTCACATCCACCACATGGTGGAGTCAAACAACTCTTGCTCTGAAGAGGGTGTTCCAGATGGATGTTGACTTCCAGGAGCGCATGTTTGCCAAGCAGATTGCCGTCATGAAGGGTCAGGCGTGGAATGTCGTCGAGACGCTAAAGACGCCTGACCATGGCCCTCTCGAACTCACCCGCCGAGCTCGAGTCTGCGTCTGGGACGACCTGGTTGACGTCCCCGTTGCGGTCCCAATGCGTGCTACATCGTCTGAAGTCCGCCGCAACCCCCACGTCCGCCAGTCTATGGACGAGGCCGACATCGCGAGCTCGGCTCCAGCCAACAACCCTCCCATTGAGGATCTCCTCGGACTTGCCAGTGCCCCAGCAGATATGCCTCATCCCGGTCGGTTCGAGCTTGCTTCTCCAACAGGCGAGACAGCCCAATCACCTGATGAGGTCCCTTCGAGCGATTCCAACTTCCTGGGACCTGCggggcagcagcagcgtggCGGGGAGCTGAACGAGCGTCCCACCATCCAGGCAGGCGGGTTTAGAAACAGTTACCAAGGGCCTGTACGGGCGCTCAATATGTACGAGCCAGCACGTCAGCAGACGTCGCGGCAGCAGCGGAGGTACTCGTTCGCCAATACCGCTGCACGGCGCAACAGCAACGCCATTGCGCAGCAGTACTATGGAGACATCCACGAGGCCTATACTGACGACCTGGAGGGCGACCTCGGCTATGCCGCGGCCGAGGGTCAGATGGGCAACCAACGCAAGGTCATCGTGGAGCgcctcgaggctgtcaagagCAGGAACCCCGTCTTTACGTGTTGGTGA
- a CDS encoding Protein STU1: protein MTLNGETSVFVAYKSMADTKLTDQQVADLATILRSDSTLDSKVQYVTVIKSGIKQHNVPEASVPQLFDGLRTAATSQHAALMNAGFTALNHLLTRLSRQDPKLLTKEAARTLPLVIEKLGDQKDKFRSLASHSLVTLYTVAPADVERFVRNTAMGGKSARAKESAMNWLLQMHKEQGLPFRAYVPTLMELLEDADGMVRDAAKNTVIELFRSAPGAAKSDLKRQLKNFKVRPAIEQAIVKELAPTSGRPETPSEAPPPPRPVLSASVSSIADRPITPGIDTKPESLDPLYVNTHRELDDIFKEMAWFFDGKESEQNWMKREDSITKLRRLLVGNAASDFPDIYLAGIRSMLDGIIKTIVSLRTSLCKEGCGLVQEVANTFGPAMDPMVELLMQTFVKLSAGTKKISSQLANVTVDTIVSRVSYTPRLMQHIWMACQDKNVAPRTYVTGWLKTILKKEAQHKNHIEHTGGVDLIEKCIKKGLADANPAVREKMRSTFWAFWGIWPARADAIMADLDTTAQKLLNKDPSNPNSPKKTEPVARPGLGLSKSTMGTSKPSLRETMMAQRKANLAAKNLPARPGSAMAHLSPVKTTTTATKPSATRTRPEAGGMSGAPMRPTRRRPELAARPATAGPYSVRDHPSVEPGSPESVRSKTTTPRPRATTPKRTGPRPRPGHAPHASESSLPSPTSARSPAKPAASPRVSPTKLKQSQSAMLPSSSPSRANEDFTLVVPTMAGLQRQASAPPPEAPEELSTPVTESMPEPAVEPAPEPAPEPVAEPVVEPTPAPAPVLAEPMQVEPVPGTPASTLQVYEDPFTDDQATPKPTFNLPVLEDKPVNADAANLPNAQAPVMQDVDSPERTKQNSRLLDSGITRIKARTLDVHGFRKLQSLLRDSKGIFTDDKFEALLIGLFQYLEDPLPNVNMDKAQDIKAQILATIRLLLRKERDNFQPHVSRGLESLLETRSAYDIRAHIVSGVELLADELVTIGDGSEIVVVLTKRLQAYDGTAPEDNRILSTGLHVLRTMLDKRTNFVPTDTELGQLAALAGRCLVSVDSGVRMDAVQLCVALHARVGEEAFWHALKDVQDDPKSLITYYIVKRQREQGPSIAA, encoded by the exons ATGACACTTAATGGAGAGACGAGCGT atTCGTCGCCTACAAGTCCATGGCCGACACAAAGCTCACCGATCAGCAGGTCGCCGACCTCGCGACCATCCTCCGTAGCGACTCGACCCTCGACTCCAAGGTTCAGTACGTCACCGTCATCAAGTCCGGCATCAAGCAGCACAATGTCCCCGAGGCGAGCGTCCCGCAGCTGTTTGACGGCTTGCGCACTGCCGCCACCTCGCAGCATGCCGCCCTCATGAACGCCGGATTCACGGCGCTCAACCACCTCCTGACCCGCCTGTCCCGCCAGGACCCCAAGCTCTTGACCAAGGAGGCCGCTCGCACGCTGCCCCTGGTCATCGAGAAGCTCGGGGACCAGAAGGACAAGTTTCGCTCTCTCGCATCGCACTCCCTCGTTACTCTGTACACTGTCGCGCCCGCCGATGTTGAGCGATTTGTCCGGAATACGGCCATGGGAGGGAAGAGCGCCAGAGCCAAAGAGTCTGCCATGAATTGGCTATTACAG ATGCACAAAGAACAGGGACTTCCCTTCCGGGCCTATGTTCCCACGCTAATGGAGCTACTCGAAGATGCCGACGGTATGGTTCGAGATGCCGCAAAGAATACTGTCATTGAACTCTTCCGGTCCGCCCCGGGTGCCGCCAAGTCAGATCTCAAGAGACAGCTCAAGAACTTCAAGGTGCGACCCGCCATTGAGCaggccatcgtcaaggaacTTGCCCCGACGTCTGGGCGTCCCGAGACACCTTCTGAAGCCcctccgccgcctcgtccaGTACTCTCCGCCAGCGTCTCGTCCATCGCCGACCGTCCCATCACCCCAGGCATCGACACTAAGCCCGAGAGCCTCGACCCATTGTATGTCAACACGCACCGAGAACTCGACGACATTTTTAAGGAAATGGCGTGGTTTTTCGATGGCAAGGAGTCGGAACAAAACTGGATGAAGCGAGAGGATTCCATCACAAAGCTCCGAAGGCTGCTTGTGGGCAACGCGGCATCTGACTTTCCCGATATCTACCTTGCTGGGATTCGAAGCATGTTGgacggcatcatcaagacgatCGTCTCGCTGAGAACCAGTCTGTGCAAGGAGGGATGCGGCCTTGTTCAGGAGGTTGCCAACACGTTTGGCCCGGCCATGGATCCCATGGTTGAGCTGCTCATGCAGACGTTTGTCAAGCTCTCCGCCGGAACCAAGAAGATCAGCTCGCAACTCGCCAATGTGACGGTGGATACGATCGTGAGCAGAGTCTCGTACACGCCTCGACTGATGCAGCACATCTGGATGGCCTGTCAGGACAAGAACGTCGCGCCTAGGACATACGTCACGGGCTGGCTCAAGAccatcttgaagaaggaggcccAGCACAAGAATCACATCGAGCACactggtggtgttgatctGATCGAGAAGTGTATCAAGAAGGGCCTGGCGGATGCGAACCCGGCAgtgagagagaagatgagATCGACATTCTGGGCATTCTGGGGGATCTGGCCCGCGAGAGCAGATGC TATCATGGCCGACCTGGACACGACTGCccagaagctcctcaacaaggACCCTAGCAACCCCAACTCGCCCAAGAAGACAGAGCCTGTGGCACGCCCAGGCCTTGGACTTTCCAAGAGCACAATGGGCACCAGCAAACCTAGCCTCCGCGAGACAATGATGGCTCAGCGAAAGGCAAACCTTGCTGCCAAGAACCTCCCTGCTCGACCTGGCTCTGCCATGGCTCACCTCTCACCCGTGAAGACAACGACCACAGCTACCAAGCCTTCAGCAACTCGAACCCGGCCAGAGGCTGGCGGCATGTCAGGGGCTCCGATGCGgccaacgaggagaaggccggAGCTGGCGGCTCGTCCTGCCACTGCTGGCCCTTACTCTGTTCGTGATCACCCATCTGTGGAACCTGGGAGTCCTGAGAGTGTGAGGTCCAAGACCACGACGCCAAGGCCCAGAGCGACCACTCCTAAGAGGACTGGACCTCGGCCGCGGCCCGGTCATGCGCCTCACGCCAGCGAGTCCAGCTTGCCATCTCCTACTTCTGCAAGGTCgccagccaagccagccGCTTCGCCCCGTGTGAGCCCTACCAAGTTGAAGCAATCGCAGTCTGCTATGCTGCCCTCGAGCAGTCCCTCAAGGGCGAATGAGGATTTCACTCTCGTAGTCCCAACCATGGCTGGCTTGCAACGGCAGGCATCTGCACCACCTCCAGAGGCGCCTGAGGAGTTGAGCACACCAGTGACCGAGTCAATGCCAGAGCCCGCAGTAGAGCCTGCTCCGGAACCTGCACCAGAGCCAGTGGCAGAGCCCGTGGTAGAACCCACTccagctcccgctcccgTTCTCGCAGAGCCCATGCAGGTAGAGCCCGTGCCTGGAACTCCTGCCTCGACATTGCAAGTGTACGAAGACCCCTTTACTGATGATCAGGCAACCCCCAAGCCGACCTTCAACCTTCCTGTGCTGGAGGACAAGCCCGTCAACGCCGATGCGGCCAACCTGCCCAACGCCCAGGCTCCCGTGATGCAAGACGTAGACTCTCCCGAGAGGACGAAGCAGAACTCGCGGCTGCTTGACAGCGGCATCACCAGGATCAAGGCCCGAACTCTTGATGTCCACGGCTTCCGGAAGTTGCAGTCTCTCTTGCGAGACAGCAAGGGCATCTTCACGGACGACAAGTTTGAGGCGCTTCTGATTGGCCTGTTCCAGTATCTTGAGGACCCCTTGCCCAATgtcaacatggacaaggcCCAGGATATCAAGGCCCAGATCCTGGCCACCATCAGGCTACTTCTCCGAAAGGAACGTGACAACTTCCAGCCTCACGTGTCCAGGGGCCTCGAGTCTCTTCTCGAGACTCGCAGCGCATATGACATCCGTGCACACATTGTCAGCGGCGTCGAGCTGCTGGCTGACGAGCTTGTCACCATTGGTGACGGCTCTGAGATTGTTGTTGTTCTGACCAAGCGTCTCCAAGCGTACGACGGCACTGCCCCCGAGGACAACCGTATCCTCAGCACGGGTCTGCATGTTCTACGAACCATGCTTGACAAGAGAACTAACTTTGTGCCCACCGACACGGAGCTCGGCCAACTTGCTGCCCTTGCTGGTCGATGCCTCGTCTCGGTCGACTCGGGCGTCCGCATGGATGCCGTTCAGCTCTGCGTGGCTCTGCACGCTCGTGTCGGCGAGGAGGCCTTCTGGCATGCCCTCAAGGATGTCCAGGACGATCCGAAGAGCTTGATCACGTACTACATCGTCAAGAGACAGCGTGAGCAGGGTCCTTCTATTGCTGCCTGA